In one Nostoc sp. KVJ3 genomic region, the following are encoded:
- the rsmA gene encoding 16S rRNA (adenine(1518)-N(6)/adenine(1519)-N(6))-dimethyltransferase RsmA — protein MIRPRKVFAQHWLKSEKALDAIIKAAECTECDRSGKAKGDRILEIGPGTGILTRRLLPLVQSLIAVEIDRDLCQLLSKQLGKTKNFLLLQGDFLTLDLPSYLVAFPNFQQPNKVVANIPYNITGPIIEKLLGTIANPNPEPFDSIVLLVQKEVAERLYAKPGSKTFGALSVRVQYLAECELICTVPAAAFHPPPKVDSAVVRLRPRKIEIPALNPRQLETFLKLGFGAKRKMLRNNLQSVVERDRLSHLLEQLKINPQARAEDIGVQQWVVLANELGVKSEE, from the coding sequence ATGATCCGACCGCGTAAGGTCTTTGCTCAACATTGGCTCAAAAGTGAAAAGGCGCTCGACGCAATTATTAAAGCAGCAGAGTGTACAGAATGCGATCGCTCCGGCAAAGCAAAGGGCGATCGCATTCTGGAAATTGGGCCTGGAACTGGCATTCTAACTCGTCGTTTATTACCCCTAGTGCAATCTCTGATTGCAGTTGAAATCGACCGCGACTTATGCCAACTGTTGTCAAAGCAACTGGGTAAGACTAAAAATTTCTTATTGCTGCAAGGCGATTTTCTCACCCTGGATTTACCATCTTATTTGGTAGCCTTTCCCAATTTCCAACAGCCAAATAAAGTAGTAGCCAATATTCCTTACAATATTACAGGGCCAATCATTGAGAAACTACTGGGTACGATCGCAAACCCTAATCCCGAACCATTTGACTCTATAGTATTGCTGGTACAAAAAGAAGTGGCAGAAAGGTTGTATGCTAAACCAGGGTCAAAAACCTTTGGGGCGTTGAGTGTGCGGGTACAGTATTTGGCCGAGTGTGAGTTAATTTGCACCGTTCCAGCAGCCGCATTCCATCCACCGCCAAAGGTTGATTCAGCAGTGGTGCGATTGCGCCCTCGAAAAATAGAAATACCAGCGCTTAATCCCCGACAGCTAGAGACTTTCTTAAAGTTGGGATTTGGTGCCAAGCGCAAAATGTTACGAAATAATTTGCAATCTGTTGTAGAACGCGATCGCTTGAGCCACTTACTGGAACAATTAAAAATAAATCCCCAAGCCAGAGCCGAAGATATCGGTGTTCAGCAATGGGTAGTCTTAGCAAATGAGTTAGGAGTTAAAAGTGAGGAGTGA
- a CDS encoding GerMN domain-containing protein, which yields MNTTKRYFLPLIFVTMVVSLSSCSSKPTARNIDIGTPSATTTPTNSSSSQTTSQIPSVAQLREKSPNPELTKENTPSSTFKAATSKTTTVTLYTSDSQCQKLVPEKVSVLAEEVVTNVVSKILEKRDTSDFNLSGYRVNIKNGIATVDLRISPDSKRQIASLSSCEQFALFGSLRKTLTSNDQWNIKEVRFTERGEDIVL from the coding sequence ATGAACACAACCAAGAGATATTTTTTACCCCTTATTTTTGTGACAATGGTTGTCAGCCTCAGTAGTTGTAGTTCTAAACCCACGGCTCGTAATATTGACATCGGAACACCATCCGCTACGACAACACCAACGAATAGCTCATCGTCACAGACTACCAGCCAAATTCCTAGCGTAGCTCAGTTAAGAGAAAAATCTCCTAATCCAGAACTTACTAAAGAAAATACACCTTCCTCAACTTTTAAGGCTGCCACTAGCAAAACTACTACCGTTACACTATACACAAGTGATTCTCAGTGCCAAAAACTCGTTCCCGAAAAAGTTTCAGTACTAGCTGAGGAAGTAGTGACAAATGTAGTGAGTAAAATTTTGGAAAAACGAGATACAAGCGACTTTAACTTGTCTGGGTATCGTGTCAATATCAAAAATGGTATTGCTACAGTTGATTTACGAATATCTCCTGATTCAAAGCGACAAATAGCTTCTCTTTCTAGTTGTGAACAGTTTGCTCTGTTTGGCAGTCTCCGCAAAACCCTAACAAGTAATGACCAATGGAATATTAAAGAGGTTCGCTTTACTGAGCGAGGTGAAGATATTGTTCTTTAA
- a CDS encoding DUF3082 domain-containing protein, with product MSDQNLTPPTDTKIQAAASPLRCLIGAVISGGMGYAMYSLMIAIATNFATKPLHSINPLVIKISSAVRTLVVGVVALGSGIFGIVAIGLLALGVQLLMQQFTKQKSSEN from the coding sequence ATGAGTGACCAAAATTTAACACCACCAACGGATACTAAAATACAGGCGGCAGCTAGTCCGTTGCGTTGTTTAATTGGGGCGGTAATTTCTGGAGGAATGGGATATGCAATGTATTCGCTGATGATTGCGATCGCTACAAATTTTGCTACTAAACCTCTTCATTCAATTAATCCATTGGTAATCAAGATTTCTTCTGCTGTTCGGACTCTGGTTGTCGGTGTAGTTGCTTTAGGAAGCGGGATATTTGGTATAGTAGCAATTGGTTTGTTGGCTTTGGGAGTGCAATTATTAATGCAGCAATTTACCAAGCAAAAAAGTAGTGAAAATTAG
- the ispE gene encoding 4-(cytidine 5'-diphospho)-2-C-methyl-D-erythritol kinase, giving the protein MPSYSLIAPAKINLYLEIIGDASGGLRQGPDGYHELAMILQSIGLVDQIDVRSISTDSIRVHCNHPQVPTDKSNLAYRAAELMVRQFPQAFAKYGGVEITVNKQIPVAAGLAGGSTNAAAVLVGIDLLWKLGLTQSELEELGGTLGSDVPFCVAGGTAIATGRGEQLSPLPSLDNIYIVLGKYRSLEVSTPWAYKTYRQQFGHSYIRDTDNLAARANAVHSGAIVKAILDKDTREIAQKLHNDLERVVLPAYPQVLQLREVFANQEGVLGTMMSGSGPTVFALFESQQQAEQVKLQVRKAILDEDLELFVTRTITHGIKVASSV; this is encoded by the coding sequence ATGCCTTCCTACAGCCTTATTGCTCCTGCTAAAATCAATTTGTATCTGGAAATCATTGGCGATGCCTCCGGCGGGCTACGCCAAGGCCCCGATGGTTATCATGAGTTAGCTATGATACTTCAAAGTATCGGGCTTGTAGACCAAATTGATGTGCGTTCTATAAGCACTGACAGCATTCGTGTTCACTGCAACCATCCACAAGTACCGACAGATAAAAGTAACCTGGCATACCGCGCAGCCGAATTAATGGTGAGGCAATTTCCTCAAGCCTTTGCTAAATATGGGGGTGTGGAGATTACCGTCAATAAGCAGATTCCTGTCGCGGCTGGGTTGGCTGGGGGTTCGACGAATGCAGCAGCTGTGTTGGTGGGGATAGATTTACTTTGGAAGTTGGGATTAACTCAGTCAGAATTAGAGGAGTTGGGAGGTACACTTGGTTCAGATGTACCATTTTGTGTAGCTGGTGGAACTGCGATCGCAACAGGTAGGGGTGAGCAACTTTCTCCCCTGCCCAGTTTAGATAATATATATATAGTATTGGGGAAATACCGCAGTCTGGAAGTTTCTACGCCTTGGGCATACAAAACCTACCGACAGCAGTTTGGTCATTCTTATATTAGAGATACCGATAACTTGGCAGCGCGTGCTAATGCAGTTCATTCAGGAGCAATAGTAAAAGCCATCTTGGATAAAGATACGCGAGAAATTGCTCAAAAATTGCATAATGATTTAGAGCGCGTGGTATTGCCAGCCTATCCCCAAGTTTTGCAGTTGCGAGAAGTGTTTGCCAATCAGGAAGGCGTTTTAGGAACAATGATGTCTGGTTCTGGGCCAACAGTATTTGCTCTTTTTGAGTCTCAACAGCAAGCAGAACAGGTTAAGCTGCAAGTAAGGAAAGCAATTCTTGATGAGGATTTAGAATTGTTTGTAACTCGGACAATCACTCATGGTATTAAAGTGGCATCGTCTGTTTAA
- a CDS encoding purple acid phosphatase family protein: protein MTSVPQLLTDPFLQLPTETSVRVVWFTEFAGVNHTVTYGEKLKLIAKANTTKLSRTREDQQSRVANQTKDGEVHHKPVQRDIWRHEAEVTGLIPNIRVNYRVTSVREDKKSVSSDIFSLAATPKPDTPLKILLTSDHQLKPMTSANLQKVVETVGRVDGVWFAGDLVNVSDRASEWFDDNGGGALFPGLQGRAKYNMTHDGVKTTYTGGQIIQNAPMFTCIGNHEVMGRFARAESLDGEFDDTIPRVVAQKIYQDNSLIDNSFNTNTYEEIFSLPESKEGGKRYYAVTFGDARLVVLYATNMWRTPNLDGKRKGRYLEAEKDLNNPENWGYGQLIYEPIAKGSKQYNWLKAELNSPEFKQAKYKVVMFHHPPHTLGDNIVPAYTEPVQIIERDGNNIKAVRYEYPKDADYLIRDVVPLLEAANVQLVFYGHSHLWNRFVSPSGMHFLETSNVGNTYGAAWGDRKREVPIGYQEDYVKLGDPNGLEPIVPTISPLLGEDGKPIPYISSNDITVFSIFDTGTGSISSYRFDTRKPDSEVLRFDEFKLKQTNPT, encoded by the coding sequence ATGACATCAGTACCCCAACTGCTCACCGACCCGTTTTTGCAACTGCCAACTGAAACCTCAGTGCGAGTAGTTTGGTTTACCGAGTTTGCTGGTGTTAACCATACAGTAACCTACGGTGAAAAGCTCAAACTAATTGCTAAGGCAAATACCACCAAACTCAGTCGCACTCGTGAAGATCAGCAATCAAGAGTTGCAAACCAAACTAAAGACGGCGAAGTGCATCACAAACCTGTTCAGCGTGACATTTGGCGACATGAAGCTGAGGTAACTGGGTTGATTCCTAATATACGGGTAAATTATCGTGTTACCAGTGTGCGAGAAGATAAGAAGAGCGTTAGTAGTGATATTTTTAGCCTCGCCGCCACTCCCAAGCCAGATACACCATTAAAAATCTTACTCACTTCTGACCATCAATTAAAGCCGATGACATCGGCAAATCTGCAAAAAGTTGTAGAAACGGTTGGACGAGTTGATGGAGTATGGTTTGCTGGTGATTTGGTCAATGTTAGCGATCGCGCCTCAGAATGGTTTGATGATAATGGTGGCGGTGCTTTGTTTCCTGGTTTACAAGGTCGTGCTAAATATAACATGACACACGACGGTGTTAAGACAACCTATACTGGTGGGCAGATAATTCAAAATGCACCCATGTTTACTTGTATTGGCAATCATGAGGTGATGGGACGATTTGCTAGGGCGGAAAGTTTAGATGGTGAATTTGATGATACAATTCCCCGTGTTGTCGCTCAAAAAATCTACCAGGACAATTCTTTAATAGATAATTCTTTTAATACTAATACTTATGAAGAAATTTTCTCTTTACCAGAAAGTAAGGAGGGTGGAAAAAGGTATTATGCAGTTACCTTTGGTGATGCGCGCTTGGTGGTACTGTACGCTACAAATATGTGGCGGACTCCCAATTTAGATGGAAAGCGTAAAGGTAGATATCTAGAAGCCGAAAAGGATTTAAATAATCCTGAAAATTGGGGTTATGGACAGCTAATTTATGAACCAATTGCTAAAGGTAGCAAGCAATATAATTGGCTAAAAGCAGAACTCAATAGCCCTGAATTTAAACAAGCAAAATATAAAGTTGTGATGTTCCATCATCCGCCCCATACTTTAGGCGATAATATAGTTCCTGCCTATACAGAACCAGTTCAAATAATTGAACGGGATGGTAATAATATCAAAGCAGTGCGTTACGAATACCCGAAAGATGCAGATTATCTGATCCGCGATGTTGTACCTTTATTAGAAGCGGCTAATGTGCAATTAGTATTTTATGGGCATTCTCATTTGTGGAACCGTTTTGTTAGTCCCAGTGGAATGCACTTTCTAGAAACATCTAATGTGGGCAATACTTACGGCGCTGCTTGGGGTGACAGAAAGCGAGAAGTGCCAATTGGATATCAAGAGGATTATGTTAAGCTTGGCGATCCTAATGGTTTAGAACCGATAGTGCCAACAATTTCTCCTTTGCTGGGTGAAGATGGTAAGCCGATACCTTATATTTCGAGTAATGATATTACGGTTTTTAGTATCTTTGATACGGGGACAGGTTCGATAAGTAGTTATCGGTTTGATACTCGTAAACCTGATTCGGAAGTATTGAGGTTTGATGAATTTAAGTTGAAACAGACCAATCCTACTTGA